The sequence below is a genomic window from Ischnura elegans chromosome 2, ioIscEleg1.1, whole genome shotgun sequence.
TTGAAAGCACTTCTATTAGCCACACCAAGGTCTGCTCTGTCAAGTCTGGCGGCTCCGAGCACTAATTTCCCCTGGGCACATCCTCTGTTCCCGTACCTCCGATCATATCCACCACCACTCCATAGGTCACTCAAACAACGACTCGAGTGAGCATTCCCTCTTTGATTTTATCTCttgtttctccctctctccccgtCTGCCCGTTCTTTCACATAGCGTCGGATCGTCGTTTCGAATTTCTTTACGAGTGGATTTCTTCCGGACATGAGAAGAGCTGTCTCTCCCTTGGGTTCCACCGCTTCCCCTCCTCCGGTCCATATTCCCACGAGAAGATGTTTTTGAGTCGGACAGTCCTTCCTCTCCTACCCGTCTCTGTCCTTTGACGCCGAAGCGAGTGGTTCTTTCTTATGATATTCGCACAATATGTTTGCTTTCATTTACcttcaatgtatttttcctttctctttcaaagtatttctccgtcttgatttgttttaaagaattCCTCTAGTTTCTTAAAAGAGATTTTATGGGTAATAATTGGTAACGACGTGGATAGaagaattaaccctttctaacccattgttgcttctgagagaaattaaatttcaatgcttttcattataaaaatgtgaacattttctactcaatcacaattatccctttcgcgccgaatcccgcacctgtgcggcgaggattttttttcctcaactacgaatgccacaccagtgcgtcctgaatgttcttaccctaaccaacgaatgcctgtgcggcacaggtcgaaaaaagtgaccgtggcggacacaatagacccacggacgcggtcgcccctcgtgatccgccttagcgcgagcccagtcccttcttcggccgctcaggtcgaccctttcctatcctctccacgcggtcaactactgttatttgcagtgtgttttccaaaactatatttgttgcttacttttgaaatcgaatgctagaaatgaattcatcattttttgctgaccacatggaaatttcaaatgaaattctaacgttaatatcaacagagttatagaacaactagtaaatatactagatccgtctatataaacgttagaacttcgtttaaaatttctgcacgctcagaaaaaaacacgaaattcatttttaataaaaaaatcgatacgaacaacaagtatttgcatatattctgcgttaatattttagctagttgaccgcggactcttcccaggaaggggcttttaatccctctagggtctgggacagaggccgaggaaaaggatcggcgccccaccgagttgggtccaaaaatgtttcgggagggacccactgcctttagtcgacgcggaaaggcttcgtacagaggagtaaagaaaactttcaagagactcgtattgaggaagaatttccctcaacgaaggtccggcgcgaaagggttattgtggcagttacatatttcgccattgatttTTACAGCACAAAGTAACACGCAGttgaaatctttcctgaatagagctgataatatgtatatttttgatgttacttagaagcaacgttgGCTTATAATGggtgaacaaataaaattcattttgtcacaATCCTTTTGGGGGTTTGTTGAACTAAAAGTtagtttcctctgttttttttttatttgtcatttcagTTGTGCATCAGGACTATTACAGAGCTAGCATAATACAGCTCGATAAAACTGTTTTTTCGCAAAATAGCtatttaacttctatttttttttaggattttcggAGCTGGAATTAGAGGCAAATGGAACACTTTTCCCTCATTAACATGTGTTATGGATACGAGATCGATAAAGCTAGTAAATGTTCATCAATATTACAACGGATATTTAagatgcaaaaaatgttttcaaagacgtacaaataataaatttgtacttAATAAGAACTTTGTGTATAGTACAATAAGAGGTGTTGATAATAAAAGGAGCAAATCATCCGAAAACATGTGTCGATTTTTAgggcgtttgctatattttaataGTGAAGTCCATTCCACCCTCAAACTCTTAGCTGAATCTGTCTGGACTAGGTTGAAGGTAAAAAATTTTCGGAGGATTTTTCAGAGGCCCGTACTCCGAAGAATAAATTAGATTGCACTTCTTCGTCGGTCGAATTGGACTTGGAACCATGCCCCTGTGGCGTCCTTCTTTGAGGGGAAGGTATGCGGGATTCTCtgcgatttttcaaaatgagaagggAGAGATAAAGTCACAATTCATATCCGCTTTACGCCTTCTGCCTATGAGACCAATCGAAGGATAACCCACTaactttaaatgcaataaatggtCGCCATAAGCAATAACGAGTTTTGACTTGACAAGAATACGGAAGGTTTTGCTGTTGTTAACACCTTCTAACTAAGCGTAATATCTGGGAAAAATAAGACTTAAATACTTGTTGTTTAAAAGATAACTATTTCTTATTCCTAATCATAACTAAAGTGGCAGtattatgaagaaaatttcattttgcagcataaaatggCAATTAGTTCAGATTGTCTGTATGAAAGaggaaaatgcacattttttgacGGATCATTTGGTTTGATGTTACTACCTTTAAGAATGACTGGATTATTAATTATCCATCTGAGCTGTAGCTAATGGCTAGAATTGagaaccctgatgacgatgagcgagtcgtaaattgaaacgttggtaatacaaaacgaattaaAACGGTCGAAATCTCGAGAAGAATTAACGTAATTGATTCGCCAGAgaagaattatttcatattttactcatCAGTCACTATCACAGTTGTCAATTCAGaaatgttgctgattttgcaAATTGGAAGGGATATGTGAGGGTAAATGCCATCCAACAATAAGCTGCACGCGTGCGAAGTTGAATTATTAAGGATAGGGGGTCAAGTTTCTTTTTCCTGAGCCATCTCGCTctcgaaataatttatttgttgttgtCCAAATGTTTCGTACGGAATGGGTGCCTCAGCCCATTCGGTCAGTAGCACAAAGCTTTATCCGCAGGGTCATCACGTTATTAGCCGCGGACGCTTTTGCACGCAGATCGAATCAGGCGATGGGTGAAGCCCTGGTACTAATTTCACGCATGGCAGCAAAACCTGTTGGGGCCATTAATTGCGAAAGCCCTTCCCTTTCATCCCTTCCCTTATTACATTGCAACTATGGATGCTGAAATTGGCAGGAACATTTGCTACTTTCCGTTTGTCCCAGAATTGAATTCGTAAATTTTGATAATCGCATTGAGTAAAAAGCAATGACCCTCCAATTGCATGTCAATTTATTCAGAGGATCTCGAATTTGAAGTAGTAAGCTTTTATCAATTACACGTATTCCGATAAGACGCACTGGTATACTTTGTTTCTTATTGTGATGGAATTCCTCTTCGTAACCCAggtaatttgagtaattttgccggcctcgatggcggcggggtgcGGTCTTCGcctgccacactgaaggtcgcgggttcgaggcccGCCTGGAGAGGTTACTCCTAACTAGGGCGTGGTTGTttgcactgaaaaaacactttggatatgagaatcgtaggtttgggtgtcacacccaaagctgaggcgaaggaaaggacttgtccatacatttggttgtgtcacccaaagggaatgggtgatgaggagttggatgttccaactactcctttggttgctacatccaaagaagatggacgagtactttgggtgtgagaaccaaagtgTTGGATGGCTCATCCGAACAACCATTGGATACCAAATGAAAACTTTAGATGAATAGCCCAAATGAATGTGCCCCCACCCCTTTTACAACCCTACTAACCcataatattgttctttttcaaccccTTTTGAAATGGGGAATTAGGACAGTgcaattggaaaaatgagaaaactgaGTTCCGAGGTCATGATATTCATTTATTGTCATTATCATATGATTCAACACGAAACATTGAAAATTAACacaattatcaaattttatacaatagcatgaaaatataaaaaacaatcataatataatacaaaatataattaggaAATACAATACATGTATAAAAATTAGGAACTTTCCTTACAGAGTATGTCTCAGAGACACATAGGAAATTTCTTTTAAGGCTGAATATATGACAAGGGTTGGAGAGACCAATTGCTGTATGGCAATACATTCATAATTACTAGTGCATTTGACTTCATAAGCATGAAGGTCTTGCTCAAACGCAACAgtataaaacattttacaaactAGTATTACACAGTTATTTGCATCCCGTAACAAAGAATCAACAACACCAAAGGTAGGATAAATTTCACTTGCACCTTCTATTCGCATGGCAACACAGGATCCTTTCCTGTAAGTGTGACCATTTACTGTCACCCAAGTTAATTTGCAACTACTTTCCAAAAATGATTTAGGGCAACTAGACTGAAATGAGCAAAACCCTGGTAAGTTTGATAAGTGTTGAACCTTTACACACTTTCCAAACTTATTATTAGGGGTAAAGCCTTTACCCAATAGGAATCGATATGCAAGAGTGTGCAACTCCTTATGCACGAGTGTCTCAGCAATATCTATACGGCTAGTTGTTGCTACTGCTTCTGTTTTCTTATGCCTATGTTTGGATTCAAATCTAAATGTGGACAGGTGTGTGACTGGCCCACTTTCTTCTAAAACTCTTGGGTAGTGAACCCAAATATGAAGTTTATGAGGCACTGTTTCAGCATGAAAAACTTCCAAAAACATTTCATACATTTCACTAACATACCCTTTCAACAGAGGTACATGACCAGTAGTGAGACGAGGAGCCAGAACAATCTCAAGAACTTTGCGCATGCAGAGATAAAATTTCCACACGTCATTATCCATGGGAACAGTATCCCCCACCAGCATGGCAAACATGAGGATAAAAGATTGCATTTCACTTGCTGACATCCTAAGCTGTTTATCTTTAGCCTCATCATGAGAAATGGGAGGTGGCCTATTGCTTATTGCATTGGCATGACAATCAAAACCTTCCAATCTATCATTCAATATGGAAAGGAAGCTGTTTTTAGTGGATGcaaagttacatgcaaaataatttacaatcagccccataaattttttaaatgcaccttCAGGACCATCATGAAGATAATCTACAGCAAAGTTGGAGcatgtttcaaaataattaaccCTATCCCACACTGACTGCTCTTTAACACCTGTATTTTTTTGATCAAGTTTTACAACATCCCTGTCATGACTTGACTGAGTTCTCAAATTCCTCTCACAGGTTTCCCACTGCCTAGCAAATTTACTTGTCTTGCAAAATCTGCAACAGTAGTGAGCATTAAAGCCTTCCTGAAAGCCCAAGATTTGATTTAAACCCAAGTTATCACCAAGAATGAGGCCAAGAGCAAAGAAGATTATTTTTGGACCAGAGTCAGTGATTATCTCGACACCTTCAGATTGGAGGAAATTTAGCTCTTTCACTATTTCGGAAAATGTTGAGTGATTGGTAAATTCTACTCTGTCACTAGAGGAAAACAGagctgccaaaaaaatattttcaagctgGGACTGAACTTCAGGAGGAAAACATGGGATACTGTAATACACCCCACCCAGTTTATTTACACATGCATGAGAACCTAATGGGTTGTTCACctcaaaatcatcaaaataaagaaaaagtggaAAGACAATTTTATCCTGAAAGTTTTTAACCTTTGACTTCCATAAGTTTCCTTGCACAAAGTTCTCATGCCAACCTACAGCAGTAGACAGTTTGGTGACATATGATGTTACAGAGGAAAATACTCCtggtaaactaaatatttttttaaggacaaCCCGCATTGGAATAAATTTTGCTGTTACATTTGACATAACCCTTTTCAGCATACCATGTTTACGTTTCCTTTTAACTCTGGATCCCAATGAATACGTATGGCCAGAAATGAAATGGCCTCGAGCTTTCAAAACCTTCAGATACCTATGCTCAGTGGAAAGGTTTGAAAAGGGTTGCACTATAAAGTCTAGTTGTTTCTCCACCTTGAAACATGCATCTTCATTCTCACAAGAGGTGATAACACTTTTAATTTCTGGTTTTAACAAATCTAACATAGACTCTAATAAATCAGTGGTAGTTTTCATTATGTCAACAACATGACTACGAGGTAACTTATGGTTAGCATACAACTTGGCTGCAAACTCTAAAACCATGTCTTCAAAAATGTGCGGAATGTTAAGAGGGGCCTCCGGGGGAGGGTACAGGTTTTGCTGAGGTTCATTGTCCTTATTAAATGATTCAACTCGAAATGTTTCAGTCGTAGAAGTTGGTTCTGGTATATTGTCAGATATTTGTGAGCAACTGTGCTGTTTTAACAAATGAACCCTGAATGCTTTCCAACCAGAATAAGTAGCAATACAGCCATCACCCTCTGCACAATAAACTCATAATCTTCATTAGGCTGTAAATTATGGACGGATTTGAAATGAATATGGAGAGCAACTATGGAAGGCAGAGTCAAACCACAAGTGAAACAGGTAGGCATTGTGCTTCCAACCCACACAAGCAAAACAAACACACAAAAGTCAAAAAATGCACACAAAAGTTTAAAGCTAAAAAAGTTCACACAAGAAAAACCTTACACTCTCAACACAGAAATTAGGCGTTTCACCTCCGGTATTTTTGAGATAGCTTGGGATTGAGGATCCTTTACCTCTTCCATCCCAAACAACGCCTTCTCAACTATTACCCACAGACGGGCACTTTGGAGTGGGTATCTACAATAAAGAGAGTGATACGCGTAGAAGGTAGCAGCAAACAAATCTCTTGTGGTGGGCAGCGTTATGGGTGTTTTGTCAATCACAAAATAATGTGTGTGTATATTTGCCAAAGATTCCCCAATTATCATGGGAAAGGGCTGCACCGTTAACCCTCGTGCTCTATATCGCTCCTCCAGCCCATCACAATGTTTTATCAAGTCGTCAgtctgaaaaagaaaaacatgacTTAATTTCTTCCTGGTAACTTAATTTTTGACATTCAATATAGGTCCAAAAATTACCTTAGCGTAGCAAAGAAAGCCATCCAAAATATCCTTCCGTGAAGGCTTCCACGCTTTTCCCTTAGGGACTTTCAACGGaactgttgtcaccaaccgcgcaAATAAATGCAGAAGTTCTGCATCGGAGCACCGAGCTGCAATACATAGTTCATTTTAATCACAAATAATCAGGCAAAACATTGTATAAGGAAACTAGTGTAGGAAGCTCTTGTTGTTAGCCTACCtgggattgaaatattttcaatgctaagCTGCTCCTTCACCTTCTCAGCAAATGGCTCCCAGTGGCTAGCAATCCTACCATATGCCTGAGGGAACAACTGTCTAAAATCACTCTGgagctggaaaataaaaattatggcattgATATTATGACATTGAGGCAGATGCAGGAGCTAGCATATTTTTGAaagataatgaaaattgaaagcattttcaagttattttttatgaggTAAAGATCATGGATGGTACCAACCAATTTGTACCCTTCTGGCTGTTTCAGCACCGGATATGTGTTGACATATTCATACGTGGCCTCATACACAGCGTCAGACCTTAATTTGGCCTGCCGGTGCCTCACTGTTTCCTGCCAGTATCTGTTGATTGTTTCCCAATCGTTCAATTCAGTCTGCAGGAACTGTAATCTTTCTTCAACATCTAAAACGTGACAAAGCACATATTACTGAGAATGAATTAACTACCAAGAAATTTCAATCTCTTAATGTGGTACAAAAATTGTTATCATAAATACCTTCATTGCTAAGGGCGCATGGAAGGAGTCTGGCCAAATCCTCGCTACCATCACAGGCTATATCTTCCCCAGGCCTCTTGACCCCTCGTCTTGACTCCCTTAACCCAAACTTTCGCAACTCCTTGCAAATATTTGTGTACTGGTCGTACAGTTTCCCAGATGGTAGAGATGTTCTACCATCACTTGTATGAGATGGGTTATACCACAGCTCCTGGAAAATACAAGCAATGCCATGGTACATGATATATGAAATTCATGATGGTAATTTGAAGTTGAAGTAAATGAGAAATGAGTGAACTTACGGGATCTTCATTGAATTCTTGCCCCACACAGTCGGCCAAGAACCGAAAGCGATGAGGGGTTATGCTACAAAACAAAGAAATGTGTTAAAACatcattttttgaataaaaaataaagattaaataaaatagcatTCACATTTAACTTACTCCTTGTTAGTGTCTAGCCCTAGCTCGTGCAAAACAATGGCTTtggccaatttatatttcagagcCTGCTCCAGCTGCTTTTTATTTTCGTATGAGGCCAGAACAATTAGTCCATCAATGGACTTTTCAGCAAGATTTCTTATATACTGAAAcagaataaaaatacttaatcaaATCAAAGATACTTTGAGGTCACCTTGAGGTACAGGGTGGAAAACATGTTACTTCCTCCAATTTGTTCGAAACCGAAAGCCACCAACAAGATGACTCAGAAATAGTACCCATGTTATGCACATAATCAGTTATATTTAATAACAACAAGATACCTAAGTGACTGGCTAGCATTGCTTGTTGTGCCTCTTCATAATACAGTAGTATAAAACTATGGGCACATAAAAAATGCTGTTTCCATAATTGTTGAAAGAATGGTGACAAAGACTTTTACAATATTATGGCCTGTTGCAATGTATGTGGTGGACTAGTACTCAAAAATGATAATAGTAAATTGATTCAGAAAAAGGTTATggatataaaagaaaaagaattgacTACCTACGCTGAACATTATCATACATATAATTGCCTATGTTTCAATATTACTATTCCACCTCACTATTAGCTAATTCGCAATTGGgaaattgaataaattagagTGATTAAAATTTGGGCATGATCCTTTGACTCCTCCAATGTGCAACTGAGTTGgataatgttttcattcataagTTGACTTGTAGtgcataaaaaaaaaaacagaaataatttcCTAAAACCAAGGATAATGGAAGAATCCTAGCATTGTCTTCACATATTCTATATCTATGTGGATAACTTCcccaacaaaaaataatatctttagataaaaataatttgcactAATTTCGATTGACTGCTTACATTTAAAAAGGCAATGGGATCCCATACTAAGTTTCGAttgtaataatatgtatttaccCTTATCTACAAGAAGAGTGGCTGCCAAGTACATTGGTCTTGATATTAAAAACACTACCTATTTGAACTTAGCTCAAATTCAGTTGATacccaaaaatttcaagataagcTTCAATGTAACTCACAAATGATATGACATCTTGCTTAAcaagtacaaaaataaaattttggctaATGTACATAACGTTATATACAGCACAAGtttttctattaataaaaattgactatgtttcttttttatttttaccattctaCCCACATTCTACCCACCCACAAtatgatttttgaaattaaaaatagctttaCATGTGACCTAAGATGGAAAGAACTTTATTCGAAatgtatttaactttatttaatccccctagttttaaatgaaaatctttaACCTTGTGTACCAGCATATAAAATAACATTAACGGAATGAGAGGGCATGTTCATAATTGGTGCTTCTAAATACGCCACTAAAATTCTGGTATATCATCCAACTTTTAATCAACAACAAAAAATCCAACTTTTATTCTTCTATTCTTCAATCCAACTCGGATGCAAATTGAGGCATGCTAGGGACTAAACCCAATTTCAATCACACAAGTATCGAAAATAATTAAAGACGGCTAAAATATGACTGCATCGCTATTCTGAATTTGACTACATCACTGTCTGATTGTTCATACCAAATTACATGGAAAACCATGACGAGTGAAGCCTGGTCTATTTAACACAGAGTTATCATTACTTTTGTACTAAAATGTTGAAATAAGCCTAAATGATATGGCATCGAATCATATCACACTTACCGTGCTTTTTGCCTGGTTATGTGTTTGCTCAATTGCGCGATCAAAGTCAATAGA
It includes:
- the LOC124153311 gene encoding uncharacterized protein LOC124153311, giving the protein MDEGTKKFLLKAGLGAYIQVFADSDISSDQLSTLPSVAPSVLAELIPKAGHRIKYIEALSSDVVDGNSETSSKSASSESTPYPLNTSVVVDLVGINQYAETTIVSAPEFITSSIDFDRAIEQTHNQAKSTYIRNLAEKSIDGLIVLASYENKKQLEQALKYKLAKAIVLHELGLDTNKDITPHRFRFLADCVGQEFNEDPELWYNPSHTSDGRTSLPSGKLYDQYTNICKELRKFGLRESRRGVKRPGEDIACDGSEDLARLLPCALSNEDVEERLQFLQTELNDWETINRYWQETVRHRQAKLRSDAVYEATYEYVNTYPVLKQPEGYKLLQSDFRQLFPQAYGRIASHWEPFAEKVKEQLSIENISIPARCSDAELLHLFARLVTTVPLKVPKGKAWKPSRKDILDGFLCYAKTDDLIKHCDGLEERYRARGLTVQPFPMIIGESLANIHTHYFVIDKTPITLPTTRDLFAATFYAYHSLYCRYPLQSARLWVIVEKALFGMEEVKDPQSQAISKIPEVKRLISVLRV